CAATTACAGGACCACCCAGCGATCTCATGAAATTGCAATGAACCTCACGATACTTCAGGAATTCCTGTTTGTCTTTTATAAAATTGCTTTTGGCCGTCGCGATAAACTGATCATCCACATCCCATCGGGACATCACTGTGTTCATGCGCGCTTCAGCCTGCGTCAACACTTTCTGACTTTCATCGCGTTTCTTCCGCAGGCAGTCATGTATCCCTGCCATCGAAAATTCACTACACTCGTCATATAACTCCTTTTCTGTCGGAGTTGTAGATGCATCATCTGCTCTGGCTATTGTTGACAGACAGGTAGCCAGACTGAACCCAAGAATAATCTTCATCCATATAGGAAAATTATTATGGACCAGTAAATTTTCGCACATAATCTAATTTCCTTGAATATCTAACAACATAACTTGTATTATATATCTGCCATATACTTTATGAAGAAATATTTTTTCATCCAAAAATCACCCGCTGTTCAGATGCTTTCTGATATTTCAATTCTATTCCTAGCTTAAGCTGGGCTGGCGTAATACCCGGATTAAGGCTTTGCAGGTTTTTAACTGTTGTGCCTGTATTCCTTGCGATATGCCACAGATTGTTGTTCGATGCCGTAACCGTAATTTTCTCGATCCTGGCATTAGGATCGACAACGGTATCCATCCGGAAGTTTGCCATCCTCATAAGCAGATATCCGACTCCGGCACGAATGTTATCTACGGGATTGGACCGGGCAGACCCAACTGTCAGGCGTCCTTTCCACGCAGGTGGCATGATACGGTCACCACCCTCCTTTCCAGACAGCAGCGAAGTCAGTCCTGGATCACCCGGATTACCAATCTGCATGGGCTGACGGTTCCATGCGGGGCTGTGTGCGCCCGTCTCTACCCAGATAATCGCCTTGATCCAGCGCCAGTCCAGCGGATGATAGCCAGGTGTATTGGATAAATGCCGGTTGTATTCATCGACCGTGCGGCGGATTTCGCTGTCCCATGCATTCCACTGGACTGGGGAACGCCCGGCAGCATCAATGCCATCCTTCCATTTATCAAACGGGCTTCTGTTTGCCGATGATGGCTGAATGGCCATGCGCTTCTCCCCTGCAGAACATGATATTTATTGCCCGTTTCATATCTTTCGATTGATGCAGGCAGCAACCAACAGGTTTGGGAGAATATGGGTATGTTCTGTATGTTGATCTGGAAATGAATATTCAGAATCATTATTTATAATAATAACAAAAATAGAAAATATATTGCCATAACAGATATCAGAACTCTTTATTGACTCCGGCATGGCATTCGCACCTGGCCATAAAAAAATCCTTCAGGACGCATGTTCAGACAAACATGAATCCTGAAGGATAATAAAAACAGACCAGATTTATAATATAGACGATTTATTTAATATAAATGACGCTCACTCATTCCCACTCAATCATTCAAAAAATCTCTAACCTATTGATTTAAATATGGAGTTTTTTAGAAAAAGCGCACGGAGCCGTTAACAATCCTGCCAAAATGCTATACTTTTGGTTTTCCAACAGAAATTAAAGGGAAAAAAATTTTGAGATTTCAGAGACTATCGGGATAGTGAGTAAGCTATTTGAGGCTCGATTCCTGCGTTAGAGCCCGATCCGAAAGTTTTTGAACAATACCAGCCTGTTGTGATTCATCCGTCTTTGCGAAGAGATGGAGTGAATGGTGACATGGACTGGTATTGCCCGGCGCGAGTATAGCCGGGAAGGCTTGCGATATCCATCGGACATGACGGACGGGGAGTGGACTTTGATCATGCCATTTGTGCCCCCTGCGAAACGGGGCGGTCGTCCGCGCACGACGGATATGCGCGAGGTGGTCAACGCGATGCTCTACATAGCCTCGGCCGGGTGCGCGTGGCGTCTGCTGCCGAAATGCTTTCCGCCGGTCTCGACCGTCAGGCGCTATTTTTACGCCTGGCGTGATGCCGGAGTATTCGAGGCCATGAATACGGTGCTGGTCATGAGCCTGCGCGAGATCGAGGGGCGTGACGCCTCTCCGAGCGCAGGCGTGATTGACAGCCAGTCGGTGAAAACCACGGAAAGTGGCGGGATTTCAGGCTATGACGCGGGGAAAAAGGTCAAGGGCCGCAAGCGCCATATCGTGACGGATACCTGCGGCTTCCTGATCTTTCTCCTCGTTCATGCCGCCGACATCCAGGACCGTGATGGGGCCGTTGATGTCCTGGCAGCGATACGCAGGCGCTTTCCCTGGCTGCGCCACATCTTTGCTGATGGCGGTTATGCTGGCGACAAATTGCGAAACGCGCTCGCCGCCATGGGAAAATGGACCCTCGAAATCATCAGGCGGTCCGATACGACGAAGGGCTTTCAGATCCTGCCGCGTCGCTGGGTGGTGGAACGGACATTCGCATGGCTGGGACGGTGCAGGCGGCTCGCCAAAGATTGGGAACAATCCATTGCTTCCTCAACCGCATGGACATTGATCGCCTCGATCCGAATGCTCACACGACGGA
This portion of the Komagataeibacter sp. FNDCF1 genome encodes:
- a CDS encoding DUF1311 domain-containing protein, with amino-acid sequence MCENLLVHNNFPIWMKIILGFSLATCLSTIARADDASTTPTEKELYDECSEFSMAGIHDCLRKKRDESQKVLTQAEARMNTVMSRWDVDDQFIATAKSNFIKDKQEFLKYREVHCNFMRSLGGPVIGIGLDARLYICVTELNYRRAKLIEDVFPDLPSK
- a CDS encoding LysM domain-containing protein, which produces MAIQPSSANRSPFDKWKDGIDAAGRSPVQWNAWDSEIRRTVDEYNRHLSNTPGYHPLDWRWIKAIIWVETGAHSPAWNRQPMQIGNPGDPGLTSLLSGKEGGDRIMPPAWKGRLTVGSARSNPVDNIRAGVGYLLMRMANFRMDTVVDPNARIEKITVTASNNNLWHIARNTGTTVKNLQSLNPGITPAQLKLGIELKYQKASEQRVIFG
- a CDS encoding IS5 family transposase, with product MVTWTGIARREYSREGLRYPSDMTDGEWTLIMPFVPPAKRGGRPRTTDMREVVNAMLYIASAGCAWRLLPKCFPPVSTVRRYFYAWRDAGVFEAMNTVLVMSLREIEGRDASPSAGVIDSQSVKTTESGGISGYDAGKKVKGRKRHIVTDTCGFLIFLLVHAADIQDRDGAVDVLAAIRRRFPWLRHIFADGGYAGDKLRNALAAMGKWTLEIIRRSDTTKGFQILPRRWVVERTFAWLGRCRRLAKDWEQSIASSTAWTLIASIRMLTRRTARHCQG